In Lujinxingia litoralis, a single window of DNA contains:
- a CDS encoding PQQ-dependent sugar dehydrogenase produces MSVYLRVFVVALMLLAAAAACSKQRPVPVDDASLPSAEEPATPAPESGTPESATQENSKEGESGASERLEATVVATDLAAPWGITIPPDQRVFLTERDRGRVVEYVDGHVRIIRNLPVDATGEGGLLGITHSPEFETDNLLYVYYTTEDDNRIARFAPDSDAPADVIFSGIPRARIHNGGRIAFGPDGMLYVGTGDASVPERSQAPDSLAGKILRMTSQGGIPDDNPSPDSYVYTLGHRNVQGLTWDSQGRMYATEFGPGRDDEINLIEAGNNYGWPEVTGQANQEGFRDPIFVQQPADASWSGMTALVQGAIPGWEDQLIIASLRGQRLWRLELSPDGQEVVDSEALFMKEWGRLRAVVQAADGSLWVLTNNRDGRGIPRKGDDHIYRLAHP; encoded by the coding sequence ATGTCTGTCTACCTTCGCGTCTTCGTCGTCGCCCTGATGCTCCTCGCGGCCGCGGCGGCCTGCTCGAAACAGCGCCCGGTCCCGGTCGACGACGCTTCCCTTCCATCGGCCGAGGAGCCCGCCACCCCGGCCCCCGAATCCGGGACACCCGAGTCCGCTACCCAGGAGAACTCTAAGGAAGGCGAGTCCGGTGCTTCTGAGCGTCTGGAGGCCACCGTCGTCGCCACCGACCTGGCAGCCCCCTGGGGGATCACGATCCCCCCCGACCAGCGCGTCTTCTTGACCGAGCGAGACCGGGGCCGAGTCGTGGAATACGTCGACGGTCATGTGCGGATCATCCGCAACCTTCCCGTCGACGCCACCGGCGAAGGCGGACTGCTGGGCATCACGCATTCTCCCGAGTTTGAAACCGACAACCTCCTCTACGTGTACTACACCACCGAAGACGACAATCGCATCGCGCGCTTCGCCCCCGACTCCGATGCCCCTGCCGACGTGATCTTCAGCGGCATTCCCCGTGCCCGCATTCATAACGGCGGGCGCATCGCCTTTGGTCCCGACGGCATGCTCTACGTGGGCACCGGTGACGCCTCCGTCCCGGAGCGCTCCCAGGCCCCCGACTCCCTGGCCGGCAAAATTCTCCGCATGACCTCGCAAGGCGGCATCCCCGACGACAACCCTTCGCCGGACTCCTACGTCTACACCCTGGGCCATCGCAACGTGCAGGGGCTGACCTGGGACAGCCAGGGCCGCATGTACGCCACGGAGTTCGGCCCGGGTCGCGATGACGAGATCAACCTTATCGAAGCCGGAAACAACTACGGCTGGCCCGAAGTCACCGGCCAGGCCAACCAGGAGGGCTTTCGCGATCCGATCTTTGTCCAGCAACCCGCCGATGCGTCCTGGAGTGGAATGACAGCCCTGGTCCAGGGAGCCATCCCCGGGTGGGAAGACCAGCTCATCATCGCGTCGCTTCGAGGCCAACGCCTCTGGCGCCTGGAGCTGAGCCCCGACGGGCAAGAGGTCGTCGACTCCGAAGCGCTCTTCATGAAGGAGTGGGGGCGACTTCGCGCCGTGGTCCAAGCCGCCGACGGCTCCCTCTGGGTGCTCACCAACAACCGCGACGGACGGGGCATCCCGCGCAAAGGCGACGACCATATCTACCGGCTTGCTCACCCCTGA
- a CDS encoding SDR family oxidoreductase: MTRALTDLPILMTGFPGFLASHLARELAGRGTAEFHLLVLPGERAAAQRRLTELSRDIPDLPQRVRLLTGDITRERLGLSPDAYRELCTTVGVVWHLAAIYDLAVPRDVAFEVNVGGTRQMLDFCEDCEDLARLNYVSTCYVSGDRTGTIREDELDVGQGFKNHYEETKFWAEVEVQRRSDTIPTTIFRPGITVGDSHTGATDKFDGPYYVFGLLERLPEWMPIPNVGRGDARVNIVPIDVLVESLAVLGHDPAHRGQVFHLADPHPMRAREIIRRTLEHMGRKAPAGSVPESWVQKALGNERLEDWIGVPREALDYFNHPANYDTSLAQKALAQHGIEFPHLSVYLPTLLDAFAQRDRD; this comes from the coding sequence ATGACCCGCGCATTGACCGACCTCCCCATCCTCATGACCGGCTTTCCCGGCTTTCTGGCCTCCCACCTCGCCCGGGAACTGGCCGGTCGGGGCACCGCGGAGTTTCATCTGCTGGTGCTTCCCGGTGAGCGCGCCGCAGCGCAGCGTCGCCTGACCGAGCTCTCTCGGGATATCCCCGACCTTCCCCAGCGCGTGCGCTTGCTCACCGGCGACATCACCCGGGAGCGACTCGGCTTGAGCCCGGACGCGTACCGGGAGCTCTGCACCACGGTGGGCGTGGTCTGGCACCTGGCGGCGATCTACGACCTGGCGGTGCCCCGCGACGTGGCCTTTGAGGTCAACGTCGGCGGCACCCGTCAGATGCTCGACTTCTGCGAAGACTGTGAAGACCTGGCGCGACTTAATTACGTGTCGACCTGCTACGTCTCCGGCGACCGTACCGGCACCATCCGCGAAGATGAACTCGATGTCGGGCAGGGGTTTAAAAACCACTACGAAGAGACAAAGTTCTGGGCGGAGGTCGAGGTGCAACGGCGCTCCGACACGATCCCCACCACCATTTTCCGCCCGGGCATCACCGTGGGCGACTCCCACACCGGGGCCACTGACAAGTTTGACGGCCCCTATTACGTGTTTGGTCTGCTGGAGCGCCTTCCCGAATGGATGCCGATTCCCAACGTCGGGCGCGGCGACGCCCGGGTCAACATCGTCCCCATCGATGTGCTGGTGGAGTCGCTGGCCGTGCTCGGACATGATCCCGCCCATCGGGGCCAGGTCTTTCATCTGGCCGATCCTCACCCGATGCGCGCCCGCGAGATCATCCGCCGCACGCTGGAGCATATGGGGCGCAAAGCCCCGGCGGGCAGCGTACCGGAATCCTGGGTTCAGAAAGCCCTGGGGAACGAGCGTCTCGAAGACTGGATCGGCGTGCCCCGAGAGGCGCTCGACTACTTCAACCACCCGGCCAACTACGACACCTCCCTCGCCCAAAAAGCGTTGGCTCAACACGGCATCGAGTTCCCCCACTTAAGCGTCTATCTGCCCACCCTCCTCGATGCGTTCGCGCAACGCGACCGCGACTAA
- a CDS encoding NRDE family protein: MCTLIVATRCAPDVPLFVVANRDESFGRLAAPPTLRISGSMRVLAPRDEQAGGTWLGLNEAGLFVAITNRFEVERRDHHRSRGELVWNALAREGVEGAVAYARALSPRDYGGFHLMMADAQGAAVVWSDGERLQHRRWAPGYYVISERSFGASPSMRLERLEARLHPLQALDAEVRDELVRWMAERDDEHPFEGTCVHLPEFDYGTRSSTVVALGEQARFEYCEGAPCDGEYRSYEALLRELRLA, from the coding sequence ATGTGCACGTTGATTGTGGCGACGCGATGCGCGCCAGATGTTCCACTCTTTGTCGTGGCGAATCGTGATGAGTCATTTGGTCGCCTGGCCGCGCCCCCAACCCTGCGTATCAGCGGCTCGATGCGGGTGCTCGCTCCGCGCGATGAGCAGGCCGGAGGTACCTGGCTGGGGCTCAACGAGGCCGGGCTCTTTGTGGCGATCACCAACCGCTTTGAAGTCGAGCGCCGCGATCACCATCGCTCCCGTGGTGAGCTGGTCTGGAACGCGCTGGCCCGCGAGGGTGTGGAGGGGGCGGTGGCGTACGCTCGCGCGCTCTCCCCTCGGGATTACGGTGGCTTTCATTTGATGATGGCCGATGCACAGGGGGCCGCCGTGGTCTGGAGCGATGGTGAGCGCTTGCAGCATCGTCGCTGGGCTCCTGGCTACTACGTCATCAGCGAACGAAGCTTCGGCGCCAGCCCCTCGATGCGTCTCGAGCGTCTGGAGGCTCGTCTTCATCCACTCCAGGCGCTTGATGCCGAGGTGCGCGATGAGCTTGTGCGGTGGATGGCCGAACGTGACGACGAGCATCCCTTTGAGGGCACCTGTGTTCATCTGCCGGAGTTCGATTACGGCACCCGCTCCTCGACGGTTGTTGCGCTGGGGGAGCAGGCGCGTTTTGAGTACTGTGAGGGGGCGCCATGTGACGGTGAATACCGGTCTTACGAGGCGTTGCTCCGGGAGCTCAGGCTGGCGTAA
- a CDS encoding N-acetylmuramoyl-L-alanine amidase: MVREMWPAMGLALLASLVAAGCGLNDGLELDDDVEVRLQELDSFCTVQVEGYGAVDVEEDYLPSVIACENGNAPMEALKAQAVAARTYAAFIVAAERRPLIPTTRDQVYDCSHATPEARHYQAVRETAGQMLTHRGRLAAAFYVAGAIPSTSSCRPAAGDRDPTGTEKWVTYNQGRTGSDVRGTRLGSLSNPANRGAKSQNGAACLANAGWGYEQILRSYYGDDIGIEVPPNSQCAAGEGTPGGGDVCSQLSAAPSGASGGAGAGEPSCTDNSQAVEVLPRSAWNARPSRYNTPTHTPNRISVHHTVTANNVSDAAAAVRQVQQMHFNRRFHDVGYHFLIGWDGRIFQGTPENKVGAHVKNQNTGNLGIALLGSFHLSTPPSEAQQQSLARLIRHLSDKYDIEINRTNIKGHGERMATACPGGQVLSRFDAILEMARADATCSGGDSATPGEGEEDTEGQDVASYRYVRVSGVDLEPVNSESPLDGYEVDAIYVERQDGSVVNAARVACSPGVQNPQAALGAPDNTSCDNRAQTAAGVVPGADLIVEMQEPVRRGDILYITQAAYPVALSECSPNGTAKVSVSNDGSIWKVLDNAAQGNQRWTLGTEHFVYDEDDEAEGPGGGMEFISPRAGHWYRREMTLKVVASDPSIVKVRYEAEHDNFHLGTSEDRSSNFEIGYTYQFLGERVIFAIGLDADGQEVARREVRVTITDFDGTIPEDKRALPYYPDAEINSASAERIASEGGKCLSPPAAARCSNGSGGYSTGHCWRFVKRALERAGVNYNALQGAGPCSSYEFQLAARGFRCNADANPDVLRQIGLQKIDVPTTEAPRGAIISWEKGCAGYHARYGHIEISQGNGVACSDYCGRIRANAPTCASVYVPIN, from the coding sequence ATGGTGAGAGAAATGTGGCCGGCGATGGGGCTGGCGCTGCTCGCGTCGCTGGTGGCCGCGGGTTGCGGTCTCAACGACGGGTTGGAACTCGATGATGATGTGGAGGTGCGTCTACAAGAACTCGACTCGTTCTGCACCGTCCAGGTGGAGGGCTACGGCGCGGTCGATGTCGAGGAGGACTACCTCCCCAGCGTGATTGCCTGTGAGAACGGCAACGCCCCCATGGAGGCACTCAAAGCTCAGGCGGTGGCCGCGCGTACCTACGCGGCCTTCATCGTCGCGGCGGAGCGTCGTCCGCTGATCCCAACCACGCGCGACCAGGTCTACGATTGCAGTCATGCCACGCCGGAGGCCAGGCACTACCAGGCGGTGCGGGAGACGGCCGGTCAGATGCTCACGCATCGGGGCCGTCTGGCCGCGGCCTTCTACGTGGCCGGCGCCATTCCCTCGACCAGCAGCTGCCGCCCGGCCGCAGGCGATCGCGATCCGACCGGTACCGAGAAGTGGGTGACCTACAACCAGGGGCGCACGGGATCGGATGTCCGGGGCACCCGGCTGGGAAGCCTGTCCAACCCCGCCAACCGCGGAGCGAAGAGCCAGAACGGCGCCGCCTGCCTGGCCAACGCCGGCTGGGGCTACGAACAGATTCTGCGAAGCTACTACGGTGACGACATCGGAATCGAGGTGCCGCCTAATAGTCAGTGTGCCGCCGGAGAGGGTACCCCTGGCGGGGGCGATGTCTGCTCACAGCTGAGCGCAGCTCCGAGTGGAGCCTCGGGTGGGGCCGGAGCCGGTGAGCCCAGCTGCACCGACAACAGCCAGGCGGTCGAGGTGTTGCCGCGCTCGGCCTGGAACGCGCGCCCCTCGCGCTACAACACGCCCACGCACACGCCCAACCGCATCTCGGTGCACCATACGGTGACCGCCAATAACGTCTCGGATGCCGCCGCGGCGGTGCGTCAGGTGCAGCAGATGCACTTTAATCGACGCTTCCACGACGTGGGCTATCACTTCCTGATCGGCTGGGACGGTCGCATCTTCCAGGGCACGCCCGAGAACAAGGTGGGCGCGCACGTCAAGAACCAGAACACCGGCAACCTGGGCATCGCGCTCCTGGGGAGTTTCCACCTGAGCACGCCTCCCTCCGAGGCGCAGCAGCAGAGCCTGGCTCGCCTGATCCGTCACCTGAGCGATAAGTACGACATCGAGATCAACCGCACCAACATCAAGGGGCACGGCGAGCGCATGGCCACGGCTTGCCCGGGTGGTCAGGTCTTGAGCCGCTTTGACGCGATTCTCGAGATGGCCCGCGCCGATGCAACCTGCTCGGGCGGTGACAGCGCGACGCCGGGCGAAGGCGAAGAGGACACCGAGGGGCAGGACGTGGCGTCGTATCGCTACGTGCGGGTCTCCGGTGTGGATCTGGAGCCGGTCAACAGCGAGAGCCCCCTGGATGGCTACGAGGTCGACGCGATCTATGTGGAGCGTCAGGACGGCTCGGTGGTCAACGCCGCGCGGGTGGCCTGCAGCCCCGGGGTGCAGAATCCGCAGGCTGCACTGGGCGCGCCGGATAACACCAGCTGCGACAATCGTGCGCAGACCGCTGCCGGCGTGGTGCCGGGCGCCGACCTGATCGTGGAGATGCAGGAGCCGGTGCGTCGTGGCGATATCCTCTACATCACCCAGGCGGCGTACCCGGTGGCGCTCTCGGAGTGCTCACCAAACGGAACCGCCAAGGTCAGCGTGTCGAACGACGGCTCGATCTGGAAGGTGTTGGACAACGCCGCCCAGGGCAACCAGCGCTGGACGCTGGGAACCGAGCACTTTGTCTACGATGAAGACGATGAGGCCGAGGGCCCCGGCGGTGGCATGGAGTTCATTTCGCCGCGTGCCGGCCACTGGTACCGCCGGGAGATGACGCTGAAGGTGGTGGCTTCGGACCCGAGCATCGTCAAGGTGCGCTACGAGGCCGAGCACGACAACTTCCACCTGGGGACCTCGGAGGACCGCTCCTCTAACTTTGAGATCGGATACACCTACCAGTTCCTCGGGGAGCGGGTGATCTTTGCCATCGGTCTGGACGCGGATGGTCAGGAAGTGGCACGTCGGGAGGTTCGCGTCACGATTACCGACTTTGACGGGACCATTCCCGAAGATAAGCGGGCCCTTCCGTACTACCCGGATGCCGAGATCAATTCGGCCAGCGCCGAGCGCATCGCCAGCGAAGGCGGCAAGTGTCTGAGCCCGCCGGCGGCCGCGCGTTGCTCCAACGGAAGCGGCGGGTACTCCACCGGTCATTGCTGGCGCTTTGTGAAGCGGGCGCTGGAGCGTGCCGGGGTGAACTACAACGCGCTTCAGGGCGCCGGCCCCTGCTCCAGCTACGAGTTCCAGCTGGCGGCGCGTGGCTTCCGCTGCAACGCTGACGCCAACCCCGACGTGTTGCGCCAGATCGGTCTGCAGAAGATCGACGTGCCTACCACCGAGGCCCCCCGCGGGGCGATCATCAGCTGGGAGAAGGGCTGTGCGGGCTACCACGCGCGCTACGGTCATATCGAAATCTCCCAGGGCAACGGCGTCGCCTGCTCCGACTACTGCGGTCGAATCCGGGCCAACGCTCCGACCTGCGCCAGCGTCTATGTGCCGATCAATTGA
- a CDS encoding cytochrome c-type biogenesis protein CcmH, translating into MKRTNQLGAALLVVMLVSMPGWMVGAQEPQDRLPDDVSRVTREVSQEIYSPYCPGKTLAMCPSANAAVARMDIQEMASQGMEKEAIKAELIARYGEGFEVVEPPPEDNAKLLGSILAGLLVAVVAVVALARRRRGGDGSAELGADEGSALEEGDELDEDYLDELREDYLS; encoded by the coding sequence GTGAAAAGAACGAACCAACTGGGAGCAGCGCTGCTCGTGGTCATGCTGGTGAGCATGCCGGGCTGGATGGTCGGGGCCCAAGAGCCGCAGGATCGCCTGCCCGATGACGTGTCTCGGGTGACCCGGGAGGTCTCCCAGGAGATCTACAGCCCCTATTGCCCGGGGAAAACGCTGGCGATGTGCCCCTCGGCCAACGCTGCCGTGGCCCGCATGGATATCCAGGAGATGGCCAGCCAGGGGATGGAGAAGGAGGCGATTAAAGCCGAGCTGATCGCGCGCTACGGAGAGGGCTTCGAAGTCGTCGAGCCGCCCCCCGAGGATAACGCCAAGCTCCTGGGCTCCATACTCGCCGGATTGCTGGTGGCGGTCGTCGCGGTGGTGGCGCTGGCGCGGCGCCGCCGCGGTGGGGACGGCTCTGCGGAGCTGGGCGCCGACGAAGGTAGCGCGCTGGAGGAGGGCGACGAGCTCGATGAGGACTATCTGGACGAGCTGCGTGAAGATTATCTGAGTTAA
- a CDS encoding 30S ribosomal protein S1 produces the protein MSEPSLLDRAQLASTLDEDALHNAVVRASFIAATDRALVFDLGQERKAHVAREEFGQELPFSAGQEVALLVEQPQAEAWSASYTKAQKLQTWEWLEHLAASGEEIEGIITGENKGGLSVDIGLRAFLPRSHVDLHRVNDVTPYVGRRALFQVTEFDKKRGNVIVSRKAILERERKAERKELIERLAEGQRFTGTVRNLTPFGAFVDIGGIDGLLHVTNMSWGRIDHPSELLRPGDEVEVVVLSWDPAKKRLGLGRKQLLADPWDKIEERYSAGQTLEGEVVSLADFGAFVALEPGLEGLVHVTELSWTERINHPQDVLKIGQTIAVKVLSIDTENRRLSLSVKALTENPWNAVVERYPVGSRQQGPIKNITDFGLFVELEEGVEGLVHVSDLSWTEKIENPREHFDVGQDVEVVVLDADADTQRISLGIKQLSGDPWEQAAQTIKPGQKVKATITRITDFGAFAELTEGVEGLIHISELSNDRVNAASEVVRPGQEVEALVMSFERANQRIGLSLKRDELDDESSQMRNYSEDEASAATLGDILRDRLGLGTEDAAEAPSPRAATPEVETSAAPASAEDDASVQQDESAGGSDTAAPESDTEQTPSEG, from the coding sequence ATGTCCGAGCCCTCCCTCCTCGATCGCGCCCAACTGGCAAGCACCCTCGACGAAGACGCGCTGCACAACGCGGTGGTCCGCGCCAGCTTTATTGCCGCCACCGACCGGGCGCTGGTTTTTGATCTCGGCCAGGAGCGCAAAGCCCACGTGGCGCGCGAAGAGTTCGGCCAGGAACTCCCCTTCAGCGCGGGCCAGGAGGTTGCCCTCCTGGTGGAGCAGCCTCAGGCCGAGGCCTGGAGCGCGTCGTACACCAAGGCCCAAAAACTTCAGACCTGGGAGTGGCTTGAGCACCTGGCCGCATCCGGCGAAGAGATCGAGGGCATCATCACCGGCGAAAACAAAGGTGGCCTCTCGGTCGACATCGGACTGCGAGCGTTCTTGCCGCGGAGTCACGTCGACCTCCACCGCGTCAACGACGTCACGCCCTACGTCGGGCGTCGCGCGCTTTTCCAGGTCACGGAATTCGACAAAAAGCGCGGCAACGTCATCGTCAGCCGTAAAGCCATTCTGGAGCGCGAGCGCAAAGCCGAGCGCAAAGAGCTGATCGAACGCCTGGCCGAGGGACAACGCTTCACCGGCACGGTACGCAACCTCACCCCCTTCGGCGCCTTTGTGGACATCGGCGGCATCGACGGCCTGCTGCACGTGACCAACATGAGCTGGGGCCGCATCGATCACCCCTCCGAGCTGCTGCGACCGGGCGATGAGGTCGAGGTCGTGGTGCTCTCCTGGGACCCGGCGAAGAAGCGCCTGGGACTGGGCCGCAAGCAACTCCTGGCCGACCCCTGGGACAAGATCGAGGAGCGCTACAGCGCCGGACAGACGCTGGAGGGCGAGGTGGTGAGCCTGGCTGATTTCGGGGCGTTTGTGGCTCTGGAGCCGGGCCTTGAGGGGCTGGTCCATGTCACAGAACTCAGCTGGACCGAGCGCATCAACCATCCCCAGGACGTGCTCAAGATCGGGCAGACCATCGCCGTGAAGGTCCTGAGTATCGACACCGAAAACCGGCGCCTCTCGCTGAGCGTCAAGGCGCTCACCGAGAACCCGTGGAACGCGGTGGTCGAGCGCTACCCGGTGGGTTCTCGCCAGCAAGGCCCGATTAAAAACATCACCGACTTCGGACTCTTCGTCGAACTGGAAGAGGGCGTCGAGGGCCTGGTCCACGTCAGCGATCTTTCCTGGACTGAGAAGATCGAAAACCCCCGTGAGCACTTCGACGTTGGTCAGGACGTCGAGGTCGTCGTCCTGGATGCCGACGCCGACACCCAGCGCATTAGCCTGGGCATCAAGCAGCTCTCCGGCGATCCCTGGGAGCAGGCAGCACAGACGATCAAGCCCGGCCAGAAGGTCAAAGCCACCATCACCCGCATCACCGATTTCGGGGCCTTCGCCGAGCTGACCGAAGGGGTCGAGGGGCTCATTCACATCTCGGAGCTGAGCAACGACCGGGTCAACGCCGCCTCCGAGGTGGTGCGTCCGGGCCAGGAAGTCGAAGCGCTGGTCATGAGCTTTGAGCGCGCCAACCAGCGCATCGGGCTCTCGCTCAAGCGTGACGAACTCGACGACGAATCCTCCCAGATGCGCAACTACTCCGAGGACGAGGCCTCGGCGGCCACACTCGGTGATATTCTGCGCGATCGCCTGGGCCTGGGCACCGAAGACGCCGCCGAAGCGCCCTCCCCCCGCGCCGCTACTCCCGAGGTCGAAACGAGCGCCGCACCAGCCAGCGCCGAAGACGACGCCTCCGTCCAGCAAGACGAGAGCGCTGGTGGAAGTGACACCGCGGCTCCCGAGAGCGACACGGAGCAAACCCCCTCCGAGGGCTGA
- a CDS encoding TadE/TadG family type IV pilus assembly protein — MGLRAMLLRRGGALWRDERATTLTEFVMTLPIFITIFIAIGQLGLAGRSSTEAWGTAYRQLWYEVVPVTRQMDVAPSAGDPTQVYVHPTPAGADALQKVNAQPPVNDYSGLAPRVRLQETQTYGAMAAGGTFGESNARTQPSAGHFNFARTASHRSGSASDIVGNSGFAHDMVNDSPSRGNFQLGLGQGPDGALGHGLGLRAVLGAGNRYGTAAALVDSDFEIMGWQVPMKVYFNTLVPPSPVQGDGVATAISRLSLGAYDPYGELLGIAVEQPLPTPGAPSVPELD, encoded by the coding sequence ATGGGACTGCGCGCGATGCTGCTCCGCCGTGGCGGCGCTCTCTGGCGAGATGAGCGGGCCACGACGCTGACCGAGTTTGTGATGACGCTGCCGATTTTTATCACAATCTTCATCGCCATCGGGCAGCTCGGCCTGGCCGGGCGCAGCTCGACGGAGGCCTGGGGGACGGCTTATCGGCAGCTCTGGTATGAGGTGGTACCGGTGACGCGGCAGATGGATGTGGCGCCCAGCGCCGGTGACCCGACGCAGGTGTACGTGCATCCCACGCCGGCCGGCGCGGATGCGCTGCAGAAAGTTAATGCGCAGCCCCCGGTCAACGATTACTCGGGGCTGGCGCCTCGGGTGCGCCTTCAGGAGACGCAGACCTACGGGGCGATGGCCGCCGGCGGAACCTTTGGAGAGTCCAACGCGCGCACCCAGCCCTCAGCCGGGCATTTCAACTTTGCGCGCACCGCCAGTCATCGAAGCGGGAGCGCCTCGGACATCGTGGGCAACAGCGGCTTTGCCCACGATATGGTCAACGACTCGCCATCCCGGGGGAACTTCCAGTTGGGGTTGGGGCAGGGGCCTGACGGCGCGCTGGGGCATGGCCTGGGATTGCGCGCGGTGCTCGGGGCCGGCAATCGCTACGGCACGGCGGCCGCCCTGGTGGATAGCGACTTTGAGATCATGGGCTGGCAGGTCCCCATGAAGGTGTATTTCAACACCCTGGTGCCGCCCTCGCCGGTTCAGGGCGACGGGGTCGCCACGGCGATCAGCCGGTTGTCGCTGGGAGCCTACGACCCCTATGGCGAGCTGCTGGGGATCGCCGTAGAGCAGCCCCTTCCCACGCCGGGAGCGCCCTCGGTGCCCGAGCTCGACTAG
- a CDS encoding M61 family metallopeptidase: MSAPVAIQIQVPRPQTHLIEVEMRVMALSEEQELVLQMPVWSPGSYLVREYSRHVQRFAAFDQDGERLAFEKIDKASWKIDASRAEQVRVTYEVYAHDLTVRTNHVDTSHAFFNCVATCMYPQGRLQDPVELHVVAPEGWQIFCGLPLAEGSTSCFEAADFDELFDTPVEIGPHPFFDFEIDGVPHRFMTWGESNADFDALKEHVPRLVKVNTDMFGEVPYERYVFINHLVDGNFGGLEHRHSSVNMFDARGFDRVSQDEKGDVGKKYGNFLRLLCHEHFHAYHVKRLRPQALGPFDYQNENYTHDLWAVEGVTSYYDTYNLMRAGLLSPAGYVELLEKRVLELSQYPGRLLHSLEMASFDAWIKFYRPDENTRNSTVSYYLKGELVSWVLDLWIRLKSDGERTLADVLRKLYREHYQARDEGYPRGAFEAAVGEISGADPTEFFDRYIRGTDEIAWEEFLAPVGLRISAVYEERGGASIKAVTRAEDDRRVVREVLGGGPGEVAGLCAGDVLVAIDRWEVAERDPDELLIDYNEGDVVEVHVLRRGRLHTLTMTLAKPGPKSYKLEVRADASERARNLLKGWLGVETW, encoded by the coding sequence ATGAGCGCGCCCGTTGCAATACAGATTCAAGTCCCCCGTCCCCAGACCCACCTTATCGAGGTGGAGATGCGCGTGATGGCGCTCTCCGAGGAGCAGGAGCTCGTGCTGCAGATGCCGGTGTGGAGTCCGGGCAGCTATCTGGTGCGTGAATACTCCCGGCACGTGCAGCGCTTTGCCGCCTTCGATCAAGACGGGGAACGCCTGGCCTTTGAGAAGATCGACAAAGCCAGCTGGAAGATCGATGCCTCCCGGGCCGAACAGGTGCGTGTGACCTATGAGGTGTATGCGCATGACCTGACGGTGCGGACCAACCACGTCGATACCAGCCACGCCTTCTTCAACTGTGTGGCGACCTGCATGTACCCTCAGGGGCGCTTACAGGATCCGGTGGAGTTGCATGTGGTCGCGCCCGAGGGCTGGCAGATCTTTTGCGGGTTGCCCCTGGCCGAGGGTTCCACAAGCTGCTTTGAGGCCGCAGACTTCGACGAACTCTTTGATACGCCGGTGGAGATAGGCCCCCATCCCTTCTTCGACTTTGAGATCGATGGCGTGCCGCACCGCTTCATGACCTGGGGGGAGAGCAACGCCGACTTTGATGCGCTCAAAGAGCACGTGCCTCGCCTGGTCAAGGTGAACACCGACATGTTTGGGGAGGTGCCCTACGAGCGCTACGTCTTTATCAACCACCTGGTCGACGGAAATTTCGGCGGGCTGGAGCATCGCCATAGCAGCGTCAACATGTTTGATGCGCGCGGCTTCGATCGAGTCAGCCAGGACGAGAAGGGCGACGTGGGCAAAAAGTACGGCAACTTTTTGCGCCTCTTATGCCACGAGCATTTTCACGCCTACCACGTTAAGCGATTGCGGCCGCAGGCGCTGGGGCCTTTTGACTACCAGAACGAGAACTACACCCACGATCTGTGGGCGGTCGAAGGCGTCACCAGCTACTACGATACCTACAACCTGATGCGGGCCGGGCTGCTCTCGCCAGCGGGCTACGTGGAGCTCTTGGAGAAGCGGGTGCTGGAGCTCTCGCAGTACCCGGGGCGCCTGCTGCATTCGCTGGAGATGGCGAGCTTCGATGCCTGGATCAAGTTTTACCGGCCCGATGAGAACACGCGAAACTCCACGGTCTCGTATTACCTCAAGGGAGAGCTGGTAAGTTGGGTGCTCGACCTGTGGATTCGGCTCAAGAGCGATGGCGAGCGCACGCTGGCCGATGTGCTTCGCAAGCTCTATCGAGAGCACTACCAGGCCCGCGACGAAGGCTACCCGCGCGGCGCGTTTGAGGCCGCCGTCGGTGAGATCAGTGGGGCCGATCCGACCGAGTTCTTCGATCGCTACATCCGCGGCACCGATGAAATCGCCTGGGAGGAGTTTCTGGCTCCGGTCGGCCTGCGTATCAGCGCGGTGTACGAGGAGCGAGGTGGGGCAAGCATCAAAGCGGTGACCCGGGCCGAAGACGACCGGCGAGTGGTGCGGGAGGTGCTGGGCGGAGGACCGGGGGAAGTGGCCGGATTGTGTGCGGGAGATGTCCTGGTGGCCATCGATCGCTGGGAGGTGGCCGAGCGCGACCCGGATGAACTCTTGATCGATTATAACGAGGGCGATGTGGTCGAAGTGCATGTGCTGCGCCGAGGGCGTCTGCACACGCTCACGATGACACTGGCCAAGCCCGGGCCGAAGTCTTACAAGCTGGAGGTGCGAGCGGACGCGTCGGAGCGCGCGCGCAACCTTCTCAAAGGCTGGCTGGGAGTGGAGACGTGGTGA